Below is a genomic region from Macaca thibetana thibetana isolate TM-01 chromosome 1, ASM2454274v1, whole genome shotgun sequence.
CCTCTCTGCCTCAGCTCTTTTCTTACTGAAAGAGCTCCCAGGAACTGACAATTTCTTTAGCCTTTCCTACCCCAGAGGCAAGGAGCAACAACAAGGCATATGAAACACTGTTTTCTCCATTCAAGTCTGGAGAATTTGACAAGAACTTGTTTCTTATTAGAAACGCTCTGTCTGGTTTGAGATCTTGTTTTCCCCTCATTCTCTCCTATAGTCTTTGTTGCTCTATAAGAGCAAACAAAATGATGGCAATTTATTATTCCTGTCCACTGCTGTCCACAAAGGGCCGGCGTTATCTGTTCCTGTTTTTTCAGGTAGCCCAGACTGACACTGCCGCGCCCCACTGGGGCCTTCGGTGGTGGGACGCTCTCCCGAGACTGCCGCAGACAGCCAGGTGTCATCGTTATCGCCGGTTACATCCGGCAGCCTCCGAGGGACTTCCAAGGTCCCGTGGCCGCGATCCCACCTGCGGCGTCCGCGTCCGCCGGCTCTCCCTGAGAGCCGCACCCTGAGAGGAGCGGCGCGCGCGCCAACCCGGGGCAGGGATCATTGTGTCCACAGACGCCCACTGCTGGGGCGTCCTGAGGGTGAGTGCGCGAGCGAGCGAGCCGCTTATCCTAGACTGAAGACCCAGGGAAACAGATCTGTGTGGAGGATGTTTCTGTTTTCAGCAGAACAGACGCAGCCCCCGAGTCAGTGCCGTCAGAAGACATGTCAGTCAATTCAGTGGAAACCCCTTCCAGTGTGAGGCGTTCGACGGCGCCGCTTAGACGCGGCCGGGTCTGAGGCGCCTCCCGAGCCGGTGGCGTGGCCCGGGAGCTGCGGCCGAAGCCCCTGGGCCTGGCTTGTAGGCTGCGCGGGCGCCggcgggcgcggggcggggctCTCTGCTCTCCGCGCGGGCCCGCCTCGCCCCTCCCCCGCCCACCCCGCGTCCGCCCCGCCTCCCCCACCTTCTCCCAGAGGAGGTGACAGACGGGCCTGTAATTTGGTTCCATTCGCTCGACTGGAGCAACACCTGCCCCCCTCCCCTGGGACGCGAGGGTCTCATCCCAAACGAGACAAGAAGCCAAAGACAAATCCCGGCCCACATGCAGATCCGACGCAGAGAGGAGCGCGGCCGGCGAGGCAGACGCTGCCCACCACACACGCAGCCCATCCAGGGACGCCCGAACTTCACACTAACGTCCCCAAAACTTTCAGTCTCAGatttacacttttttaaaaaattaagagttaGCTACTATTGCAGCAAGTGATAGTTCCTTCCACCACACCACCTCACAATAACACCAAGTGCCTGGCGTTAGGCTGTGTTGACAGCGAGGTTAGGAACCAGAACCAGGTATAAAGAAGAAGGCGATGGAGGTGTGCGGCTGTGTAGACGGCTGCCGGGTCGAAGATGGGTGTGCGATCCCGGAGGGGATCACTTTCTTTGTGTAAGGCCTTTAGTGCCCATATCTAGCCTAAATTAAGAAGGACActcatttctttctccatttagTAGGAATTATGCAAGGGCACTAACCGCTAAGCCTTTCTGAGTATCTCCCGAAGTCTAAGCATCCTGGTCAGGATCCTCTGGTAAAAGTGACTCGTCTGGATGTCCCGGAAGCTTGATCCAGAGCTTATATAAGGCGTGATGTCAGCACAGAGCCTTCTCCGGACACACGCAGAACCAGCCCACACGGAGGCCTCCCTCTCCTGCTCCTTTGCAGTCTCTGTGAAGTTTCGGACTCTCCGAGTGGCGTCAGAGGACAAGTCCACTGAGAAGGGCCAATCTCTAGTCCAGGGCCCACGCTGCTTGAGGGAAAAGCTGTTCTCATTTTCAATTGCTGtcgtttatttttcttttcacaccAAAGaaaacttacatattttttccttttatcaaagtatttgctttttaattgtatTGCCTTAGAGACTCATTTTCCCATTTCAATCCTAACTAGCAATGTGACCTAGGGCATATCACCTAACTTTgtgtctcagtgtcctcatctgtaattTAGGAATAGTAACACCTTCTACTTCACTGAATTTTTagaggattaagtgagttaataatGGACAGTACCTCGCACAGGGTAAATGCTATGCCTGTTCAGTTTTTGCTGATGTTATTATTAGTCCCTAAGCTGCAGCCCAGGGTAGACAGTGTGGGGTCTTTGTGTGGAAGGCGCACAGGATTGGTGTGAAAGGCTTCTAGGTGGCTCTGCCCTGCAGGATGTTGAAActgtgggcaagtcacttaaccactCAGGTCAGCTGAGCCCTCTCTGCCAGGGGCCTGAGGGACTCACAGACACAGAATACACAACAGACCTCAAAGAGGGGCACCGGCCAGTTGTAAATGACCCTCAGGCCTCCAGGCTGCTGCTGCCAGGGAGGTCTAGGAGGTCCTCACTCCAAAGTTCCCTCCTGACTTTAGTGCCTGACCAATGGCTGAAAGAGTCCACCTGATTTGTATTTAATCTTAAAATCTGTCTAAATTGGGCTCTGGCAACATATCCACTCTAAATGTTCCAGCAGTCCCTTATAGCTTCCCCTTTACCTGTGGCTGTATTTAGCCAGCACCCAGCTGTCAGCTACCCCAGCACACCCTGCAGGGCAGCTTTGGGCGGTGGAAAGGCTTCTGTGCTCAGAGGGCCAGTTTTCAGGCCTGCTCACCCATGATGGGTCAGGCGGAGTGGGATGAGCAGGCACTCACATCCAACGTGTGTGTACGAGCAATTGCCAAAATTAAGGAGGAGAAGGGGTAAAATTTTAAGATAGAAGGAAAAGAGTCATCAGAGAAAGTGGGTTAGATCAGCTGTGAAAGTACCCTCAAATATGCAAGTGCTCACAGGTGATTTTCAGGAAATACTGTTTGTTTTACTGTGATAATGGTATATttgttgttaaaagaaaaaagagtactTATCTTTTAAGAGATACTTACTGATGTCTTCAGGGATGGAATGATGCGATGTTTGGTATTTGCTTCAAAAAGTCTTAAGGGGTAGTGAGAAAGACagggtaagaaaataaataaaatgtacttattgGTGTTGTGTatatttgaattcatctcactacTCTCTTGGCTTTTAGAGATGTTTTAACAGTTTTCCATAAGACTGTTTTCTAAACTGTAATTGCTCAGAAAATTTGTGCCAATTGATTTTTACTCACCAGGAAGTCGAATCCCACCTGAACTAAGGCCACCACCCCCTTTTGCAGAGCTCCACCCTCTAGCACAGGTCACCTCATGTCCCTCAGAGAACCATCTCCagccctggttcctttttgtCAATGCACCAGCTATTGCTCTACAGAGACATCTCTGGAGAaagtttttttgtctttggtcAATGATCCTCTGTCCCTCTCTGGAAGACTGACTCCAGTggccttttattttcaattattccATCCTAACCCCAGGGGATCCTAAGAGGACCTGCCCGCATATACATATCTACCAATCACACCACCTTTCTCCTGATTCAAGAGGCTCCTGAAATCTTCCCTTTTTCTGATATCTTGCTGGAATGATCAGCAAGGAGATGAAGAACTCCCTCCTGACCTGGAAATACTTATCGAAATGAAGCAGGAAATTCCCACAGTTTCTGTCTCCATTATCTCAAGAATAATTAAACTGTTTAATTCATTGTTAAAAAGGTTGCCTGCCATAAATGCTAATATAGTGAGCGCTATTGAGCTCTTTACAAGCACAAGAcgtgttctaagtactttacatgaaTGAACTTAATTAATCCTCCTAACAATGCTACTGGATAGGTActatattttccctattttacaggtggaaaaactgaggcacaaaattAAGTAATTGGTTCAAGGCCACAGCCAGTTAGTAGGAGAGTGGAGAATTGAACACAGGGCATGCTTTGTCAGAGTCAGTGCTCCTGACCAGTCTGCTATAGCGCTTATCACAGCATTCTTGCTATGAGAAAAACCAAGgtaaaagagaaaaggcatagaCTGGGCTTTTATCATGAGTCAAGTGGGTCTTTCAGATCTGTAGATAACTctacatgtgtgcatgtggtgtaTTCCATGGATCACTATTAACTTACCTAGGTTTCCTGTCTTACAAGACGGATGATTTCTGGCTGACTGTTGAGTATTATATCATATGCAGATGGATACAGTTGGTGGAAACCACAaatcattaatatattaatgaattaaaaCTGGTTTTAGCTTATCCTATATTAATTCCTATGCATATCATAAacacaaatgtaataaaaatagctcacatttattgagcacttcccATGTTTTCCTATTCTGATAAGCACTATACATTATCCCATGGAAACCTCATAACATGCATTTGAGATTGGTACATATATTGTCCCATCTTATGGATGAAAGTGGAGTCTTGAGGAGACATAGTAACATGTTCAATGTCATACACTTAGAATAATTGGAGCCAGGGCCTGAACTTGGCTCCGGAGTCTTGGGTCACAAACACAGAAATGGGAAAAACAGGTGAATTCAGGTATAATGATGTACGTATCTGGGACTCAGAGAACGGAGCAGCTAATGCTtctgaaagaaacaggaaagcttTGTGACGTTACATGTGGTTACATGTGGTCTGAGTTGGGTCACGGTGGAATCATCGGAATTTTCTGGGTAAAAAATAGGTTAAGGGAGAGCATTGTGAGTAAAGGGGAAgtaagtgcaaaggcccagatcataaaagaaaaagacttggCCTCTCTGGGGAAGTGAGGAAACCCAATTTGGCAGGAGTATTTAATCTCTGGAGAGTGGCTGAAGATGTCACTGGTGAGGGTCTGGAACAAGACTGTGGAACATTTCTATGCCTAGATTAGGaacttgaattttattaaaaaataaaatggacattCACAAAGGAGAATGGCacactaatttttaaagataggtCTAGGAGCAGCGTGAGAATGGGCTGGAAGATGCAGAGGAGTGTGGATAGAGCCAGCCTCACCCATGTGGTGGTGAATGACAGTGCCCTGGCGGGGGAGCTGTCACAGGGCCACCATTAACCTATAGTGTTTTCTTGCAAAGTAGAAAAATGCTGCCCTTCCTCCAGATAGTTCAGCTTCAAGCCAGGGCACATGCTTGACTTGGCATACAGAGCACAGGCTTGGTTTTGCCCCCTACTGGTCCCCTTGGTTGGGCAGCCGTGTGCACTGCAGACGCAGCACTCCTTAGGCATCGCATGAGCCGAAGCTTTCCCTAGGCACACGGACGGAGAGATGCAGTGCAGGGGCCAAAGGGGAGATGTGTGCATGGCACAGCTACCCATCTATAAAAGGACAGCTCTAGAGTATGATGGGCAGGGGCAGGCACTTTGATAAACTGATAAACATGGCTTCTTGGCACTGGGCAAGCCATCTAATTTCTTTCAGCCTGaaattcctcatctgttaaatggagacagtaaaagTACCTACCTCACTGGGTGGTTGTGAGAATTACAGGAGATAATGCATGCAAAGCACTTTAGTAAGCATATAGTACACACTCAACCCACATTAGTTATTATTTCTACTACTAATACTGATAAATGAGATAGCACATCAAAGTATGGAAAAGGGTATTGGCTGTGCATGCTCTTAAGTTGACCCTCTTCTCCCCCTAAATTCTCTCCACCCCAAACATCAGTAAGAAAACTGGCAGCCAGAGACAGCAGTGAGGAGAGATGGATAAATCACAGCATCACAGAGGTTGGCTCTGCCTACTCACCTCATCATAGTGGTCTGGTGACATGTGTTCATGGGGCAGGGCCACTGGAGGGAGCCTCCCCAAATGGCATTCCTATGGGAAGCGGGTATTCCCTCCAGagttccccactcccacccagtCTCATTTCCCTCCTTACCCAGTCCTCTCTCCTCAGTTGGCCCTTCCTTTACCATTCCATCCCGTCATACActgcccctcctcttcccctctccctcaaGAGGAAGGTTGTTTTGCCCAGTACTTTTGCCCTTGTTCTCTGGAAGTTTCTGAGCAGTGGTAGAAGTGAGGGGAAGGCCATCTGGGTGGAGAAATATTGTCTGCTGGGCCAGCTGGGGCTATGCTTTCTGGGGAGCAGCAATGGCCTGGCAAGTTGTTGAGTGGctgcaggcagagagaagaaggTGAAGGGACAGCAGAAAGACATGTGGTTCTGGGTCTGTTTGGGGAAAGACCAAGCTCAGGTAAAGGACAGGTTGGGGCCAGCTGCGGAAAGGTGAGTGACCTGCGCAGGTTGTTTTGGTAGCATGAGCACTCAGAACATTTTAAcaggatgagaaaagaaaaggcagcgCTAGTAGCAGCAACTGTAGAAGCTGGTCCAGCAGGCCTAAGTCTCTGGGCCAAGGGTACCAATGTATCTCCTCAGAGAGGCTTTCTCCAACAGCCCTCTCTAAAATGCTACCCAGCACCAGCATGTCCAGCCCCCATTCTCTATCCtttaccctgctttatttttcttcatagcatttagcattatctaaaattaatttttttttgcttcagtGTACTGCTTTTCTCCAGTAGACTTTGTCTCATGTGTTACTCTATTTTCAgcatttagaacaatgcctggcacacagtgggtccTCAATAAACAACGGTTGAATGTAAGAATGAATGCTCACCATCgtcattcaaagaagaattgagaCCTCATGGATGAGACCTCACGTCATTCAAAGAATAATCACTGTGTCTGCGCTATACTCAGGGGATGTGTCAGTCACCCTCTGGTCTAGCAGACTGCCACCATGCTTGTCTCTCTTGGAGGGTGTTCAGCAGCTTTGGATTTGAAATGACTTTGTGAAGATCCTCTCCTGGAATCACATGGACTGTGTAGCTAGGAAGGGATGCTGCCCTTTGTCCAAATTCCAAAGCAAGGGCCTTTTGTCTAGGGGAGTGTATCAATAGGTTCCTCCTACAGGTGAATGGGAGGACTGTGTTGGTCAGTTGGAAGTTGGGCCCCTAAACTGGGAAAGAGAGGCACTTGGAAGGTTTCCAGAGGTTAGAAGTTGATTTCATACCCTTGGCACAGGAGCAGGGCTAATTATTCTCTTGTATAATAGAGAGGTGCTATAAGAACTAGGAGTAGTTATCCCTCCACACTGCCTAGAGGTGAGAAGGCCTACAGGCGCTCATGTGTTTTGCAGGTCACAAAGTAACCAGCCATTGCTCTAGTGACCAGGACATTGTCCAGATACAAGGCAACGGAAGGTGCTGTTCTTTTTCACACACTAGGAAGTACTTTCCTACTACACACCTTCATGTAAGGGAGAGGATGAGGTCCTACCTAGTAGGTATCTGTGAAGCTGACAACAAGACACCTGGGTGAAAAGCAAAGAATACCAGCAATCCCACAGACATTTTATATGCATAAGGCCTAGCATCCATCTAACTGCATTTACTCTGAAACTTGGTGTGATATAGACTCACAGTTCATAATAttctatatatgcatatgtacatatagtTTTTAAGTCATTTATGTCTTCTGTTTGTAAGCAATATATTTCGCATTTTTATACTAGCCACAGGTTTTTGCAGATGTTATTCTTCGTATCTCAAGGTTGGTCCggggctcaattttttttttttattgtttgcagGTGCCCTGTCTTGAATCTGTGTACTGATTAGATGTTTGAGTATTACAACAGTAATAGACACCTTGTTCTTAATAAGTGCCATGAGGATTGAGAGTCATCGTATCAGGGATCTTCTTCTCACTGCCATTAAATAGCTATGTGTCTTAGTGCAGGTCactccttgggcctcagtttcccaactCTAATTTGAAGAGGCAGGGTTAGAGAGttattaagttttcttttagAGGCAAAGAATCCACAATTCAAGtagtattttatataaacacTATACTTATTTTCCTCATTGAGAGTAGAATGATCTATGTCACCATCATATGTAGGGCATCTATTTATGGGACTGATCCACGTCCAAATTTGACCATCAAATATTTCACTACATAAATATGTTGATGTTAAGATTTTGTTGTGTTTACCAGTTTCTTTCTAAGGAATTGAGTCCATTAAGATATTTCATGCTTGGCTAACATGTCCATTATTTTTAGACAGTGTGcttaaaataaaagagaggacTTTAGTTGATACCTTTATTTATATGCAAAACAGCGCACCATTCATGAGATATGAAAAACTCGTCAGATAGAAACCAGATTATATCTATTTTCACTACAAAATATTGCATTATATAAAgcaacagagacacaaaaaaaccctgaaaaagacTAAAATCTTTGGATAGCAGATGTggttttttttcccttgtctctaaaatacacTCCTTGTTTTAAGAGTTTCACAGCAGAGAACATGAAACATTTTCAGGTTATAGACTTTTCTTTTTGGTGTCACAGAGGAAAGTagttctgaattctttttttcttttttttcttaggaaaataACTTAATTTCCTAAATTCATCACACGcacaaacatcacacacacaaagaagctACTCTCCTTATAAACAGCTTGTAAAGGACTTCTCAGACATAACTACAGATAAGAataacacactttttaaaaaactataatagTGAAGTGCTAGTGTTGCTGATCTCACAACAAAAGAACCTTTCAAGAACAAACatcttaatatataaaatatgtttagaaaCAGGGAGAAGTGGGAAATTTGTTATATAAGTGCAATATAATTAGAGCAGAAAGAAAGACCACAGTATAATCTCAACAAACACGTAAAAAGTTAGACATAATTATTCCACAGGAAAAAGTGTAAACACTTGACTATAAATAAATTGGCACAGAGTATCCAAAGTAAAAGTATCaccactctgaaaaataaatgtcttgaaAAAAATACTCTACTCCttctaacataaataaaaataggttgTCTTTTTCTAACTGCACCTATGGGTCCACATGTTTAAGGTCACAAATAGATGTTTTTGGATATATAAAGGGGCACTTCGCCTGCAAAAGCAATCAGATAttaaatttttccatttaaatatgGATTTTCCTGTCTACCTTGGTGTCATATCTTGGAGATAAAATCTCACCAAGCTCAAATCCTCACACCGTGTGTCTAATTGTTCTCAATTTGTCTTTTTAACCTTACTAAATATTCAGGGTTTATTTGGATTctaatataatctttattttcacAACAGAAAGGAAAGTTTCCTGTCGCACCTTTCTGTGCCTTCCATCTCTACGGGCGAgatccctcctctctcctcctccccagtgTTTGGTCATTTGTCCATTAGAAAAATTCCAGATAGCCTAAAGTTATGAGCCTGCATACTCTGAACTTCTGCCCTCATTCTTTCAACACATTAAGATTTGCGGCGGATGAACGTAGGAGAACTCAAAGTCTCCAGTGGGTTAAAGCAACAACCCTTGGGGAGCCCCAGAGGTGGCTCATCTCGAGTGTCTCCACGAGGTTCTCCTGGCCTGAAAAATCCCCCCTGCGAGCCCCCGGGCTCGCCAGACAACCCCACCTGCCTGCATCGGAAACCTTCTCTTGTTGCCCTGCTGACCAGAGAGAACAGGTAGCGAGCTTCTTCCCCGGCCCGAGTCTCTCGAGGTGGCCGTCTCGCTGGACCACCGCAGCCTCCGCCACCCCAGCGGCGGCCACCCGGATCCGTCGCGTTTCGCGGACACCGGGACAGGCGGCCCCCTGCGGCGCACCCCGCCCTACACGTCCAGGACATGGTTGAGATAGGAGATGTAGCAGATGGCCAGGCGCAGGATCTCGATCTTGGAGAGCTTCTTGTCCGGGGGCAGCGTGGGCAGCAATTTGCGGAGCTCGGCGAAGGCCAAGTTGAAGGCTTCCACGCGGATGCGCTCGCGGGTGGCGTGGGCCGAGCGGTACTTGGCGGTGGCGCGCCGGCGGCGGCGCTTCTCCTCGCGGCTCAGCTGCTGCGGATGCGGGTAGAGCGCGGCCCGGCTGCCGCCCTTGCCGTCGCCCTCGGCCTCCTCCACCGGCTCCAGGTCCGACACGCTGCCCAGCACCTTGGTGTCCGTGCCGCCCAGGGACTCTGGATCCGAGTGCGCCGAGCTGGGATGGTCCGAATCTGCGGCTTGGTCCGGACTCAGCatcattttggaggctgaggaggggtcGGAAAATTAATCAGTAAAAGAAATCAGGGTCTTTTGCTGGAAGGATGGCGGCCGAGGCCTACCACACCGGCCCTCCCAGCGGACGCGCGGCCCGGGCCCCCTCCCCACAGCAGGCCGGCGCGCGACGCTGGAGGGCGCCGAGAGGATCTGGCCCGAGGGCGCGAGCCCCGCGCGTCCCCATGGCGCGGGAGCCAGTGGGGACGCAGTTGACCCAGGCCGCATTCTGGACCCGACACCTCGACTTGCCGACGGCCACGGCGGGCCTGTGGCCCGGGGCCTGGGGGACGACCGCAGGCCTATAGGGTCGCGACTGGGTTTTTGTGCCTCTTCCGGCCAAATGCCAACCGCGCTATTCCGTCTCCCTCCCTTCGTCCCCTTCCCAGACAAACGAGTGATTCCGAACAACGAATACATCTGGGTTTTCATGGGGGCGGTGTGACGCGGAGTGCGCTTCTCGCCCCGAGGGCCTCCGGCGAAGCAACCGGGCAGCCGCGGCGCCCGAGGGCCTGGCGCTGGTCTGGGACTGCGCCGGGGGCGC
It encodes:
- the NHLH2 gene encoding helix-loop-helix protein 2; translation: MMLSPDQAADSDHPSSAHSDPESLGGTDTKVLGSVSDLEPVEEAEGDGKGGSRAALYPHPQQLSREEKRRRRRATAKYRSAHATRERIRVEAFNLAFAELRKLLPTLPPDKKLSKIEILRLAICYISYLNHVLDV